The following coding sequences lie in one Liolophura sinensis isolate JHLJ2023 chromosome 4, CUHK_Ljap_v2, whole genome shotgun sequence genomic window:
- the LOC135464478 gene encoding titin-like, which translates to MPEEVDRLSTPSRPDFERVALTSIPRPEFDKEIDIAFVLDSSSSVSRVDFRKALRFVEDFIEPLDINDGKVRLGIVRFSDKTVSPIHMNSYQSKRDLLNKIRRIRYDPGESNMAGGFRALTKDMFTIRNGDRRGVPDAAVLITGGRSTVNPTWLAKSAQAARRRGISLYGVAVGMADTLEVDSIVNSPIEQHRYSVKDFDSFDYILDDLRLAVFSETITPSHAPTKPPRGVPPSTPKSVIFTPTQPHQRKPKPDKITPRQPQEKITPREPEDRATSKQPKDRVTPKQTERRVTPRQPEDRVTTRQPKDKATPRQPDDRVTPRQPKDRVTPRTTEDRVTPKQTTITLTPRQPKDRPTPRQPEDRVTPRQHEDRVTPRQPEDKLTTKQPDDKLTPRQPDDRITPAQHEDRVTPRQTEDTVTPRQPEDTVSPRQLKDRVTPRQPEDRVPPREPEDKVTLRQPKDRVTPRQPEDKFTSRQPKDRVTPRQPEDRVTPRQPEDRVTPRQTEDRFTPREPEDWVTPRQPEDRVTPRQPDVRVTPRQPEDRVTPRQSEDRVTERQPVDRVAPRQPEDRFKPRKPEDRVTLRQPEDKVTLRQPKDRITPRQPVDRFTPRQPKDKFTPTQPEDRVTLRQPEDRVTPRQPVDRFTLTQTDDRVTERQPEERVTPRQPEDRGKPKQPEDTVTPSQPEDKVTLRQPEDRVTTKKPDGTITPRQPKDRLTLTQLEDRVTQRKPEDRVTPMQPEDRFTPRQPKDRVTTREPEDWVTTRQPEDRLPPKQPEDKVTPREPEYRVTPRQPEDRITPRQPEDRDTPRHPEDRITPRQPEDRITPRQPIDRDTPRRSEDRVTPREPEGRVTPKELEERVTPRQPEDRVTPSDIEDKPPMLLSAERDLIFMLDSSSYVSELEFRKQIDFVTDFLRNADINGGKVRVGVLRFNNKVTMPVQLNTYVSKVDLLNAIENIKYEPGDSNIAGGLRAVKRNMFTRPNGDRPDVANSAILVSAGQSKLLQKWVRPASKSAKRSGISIYGVGVGLGGIKELNSVVSSPVNRYRFVAPSFNKLDVIKDDLSFAVFGEVITTTERSTATTSFSTKPQKKIISTWQPEDRVTPRQTEDRITPRQPEDRVTPRKPEDRVTPRQPEDRVTTRKPEDKVGDKVTLRQPEDRVTPRQPEYRVSPRQPEDRVTPRQPEDRVTPRQPEDRVTPRPSEDRVTPRQPEDRVPPREPEDRVTLRQPEDRVTPRQPEDIFSPRQPEDRVTPGQPEDRFTPREPEDRVTPRQPEDRVLPRQPDVRVTPRQPEDRVTQRQPEDTVTPRQALDRGTTRQPEDRFTPRQPEDRVTLRQPEDRVTPMQPEYSVTTRKPEDKVTLRQPEDRVTPRQPEYRVSPRQPEDRVTPRQPEDRVTPRQPEDRVTPRPSEDRVTLRQPEDRVPPREPEDKVTLRQPEDRVTPRLPEDMFSPRQPEDSVTPGQPEDRFTPREPEDWVTPKQPEDRVTPRQPDVRVTPRQPEDRVTPRQSEDRVTERQPVDRVAPRQPEDRITPRKPEDRVTLRQPEDKVTPRQPKDRVTPRQPVDRFTPRQPKDKFTPMQPEDRVTQRQPEDRVTPRQPVDRFTLTQTDDRVTERQPEERVTPRQPEDRGKPKQPEDTVTPRQPEDKVTLRQPEDRVTTKKPDGTITPRQPKDRLTLTQLEDRVTQRKPEDRVTPMQPEDRFTPRQPKDRVTTREPEDWVTTRQPEDRLPPKQPEDKVTPREPEYRVTPRQPEDRITPRQPEDRDTPRHPEDRITPRQPEDRITPRQPIDRDTPRQPEDRVTPREPEDRVTPKELEERVTPRQPEDRVTPSDIEDKPPMLLSAERDLIFMLDSSSYVSELEFRKQIDFVTDFLRNADINGGKVRVGVLRFNNKVTMPVQLNTYVSKVDLLNAIENIKYEPGDSNIAGGLRAVKRNMFTRPNGDRPDVANSAILVSAGQSKLLQKWVRPASKSAKRSGISIYGVGVGLGGIKELNSVVSSPVNRYRFVAPSFNKLDVIKDDLSFAVFGEVITTTERSTAKTSFSTKPQKKIISTWQPEDRVTPRQTEDRITPRQPEDRVTPRQPEDRVTTRKPEDKVGDKVTLTQPEDRVTPRQPEYRVSPRQPEDRVTPRQPEDRVTPRQPEDRVTPRPSEDRVTPRQPEDRVPPREPEDKVTLRQPEDRFTPRQPEDIFSPRQPEDRVTPGQPEDRFTPREPEDRVTPRQPEDRVLPRQPDVRATPRQPEDRVTQRQPEDTVTPRQALDRGTTRQPEDRFTPRQPEDRVTLRQPEDRVTPMQPEYSVTTRKPEDKVTLRQPEDRVTPRQPEYRVSPRQPEDRVTPRQPEDRVTPRQPEDRVTPRPSEDRFTPRQPEDRVPPREPEDKVTLRQPEDRVTPRQPEDMFSPRQPEDSVTPGQPEDRFTPREPEDWVTPKQPEDRVTPRQPDVRVTPRQPEDRVTPRQSEDRVTERQPVDRVAPRQPEDRITPRKPEDRVTLRQPEDKVTPRQPKDRVTPRQPVDRFTPRQPKDKFTPTQPEDRVTQRQPEDRVTPRQPVDRFTLTQTDDRVTERQPEERVTPRQPEDRGKPKQPEDTVTPRQPEDKVTLRQPEDRVTTKKPDGTITPRQPKDRLTLTQLEDRVTQRKPEDRVTPMQPEDRFTPRQPKDRVTTREPEDWVTTRQPEDRLLPKQPEDKDYTKTTY; encoded by the exons ATGCCAGAAGAAGTCGATCGCCTATCTACGCCAAGTCGTCCTGACTTCGAAAGAGTAGCCTTGACGAGTATTCCACGGCCAGAATTTGATAAAGAGATTGACATAGCCTTTGTTCTGGATTCTTCCTCCAGCGTGTCCAGGGTTGACTTTAGAAAAGCACTAAGATTTGTTGAAGACTTCATTGAGCCTTTGGATATCAACGATGGCAAAGTTCGTCTTGGAATTGTTCGATTTAGCGACAAAACTGTATCTCCAATTCATATGAACTCTTATCAGAGCAAGCGGGATTTGCTAAACAAGATTAGGCGTATCCGGTACGATCCTGGTGAGTCGAACATGGCTGGTGGGTTCAGAGCACTTACAAAAGACATGTTCACAATCAGAAATGGTGACCGAAGAGGTGTGCCCGACGCTGCCGTGTTAATTACTGGCGGGCGTTCAACTGTTAACCCTACCTGGTTGGCAAAGTCGGCTCAAGCTGCTCGAAGAAGGGGCATTTCTTTGTATGGTGTTGCTGTTGGTATGGCCGATACGTTAGAAGTGGACAGCATCGTCAACTCTCCCATCGAACAACACCGTTATTCAGTAAAGGATTTCGATTCGTTCGACTACATTCTAGACGACTTACGTCTGGCTGTCTTCAGTG AAACCATCACTCCAAGTCATGCCCCAACCAAGCCACCAAGGGGAGTGCCGCCGTCTACACCTAAGAGTGTAATTTTTACACCTACACAGCCACACCAGAGAAAACCCAAACCAGATAAGATTACACCAAGACAGCCCCAAGAAAAGATTACACCCAGAGAGCCTGAAGACAGAGCTACAAGCAAACAACCTAAGGACAGGGTTACTCCAAAACAGACTGAACGCAGGGTTACACCCAGACAGCCTGAAGATAGGGTTACAACAAGGCAACCTAAGGACAAGGctacaccaagacaacctgatgacagggttacaccaagacaacctaaggacagggttacaccaagaaCAACTGAGGACAGGGTTACACCAAAACAAACTACAATCACccttacaccaaggcaacctaaAGACAGGCctacaccaagacaacctgaagacagggttacaccaagacaacatgaagacagggttacaccaagacaacctgaGGACAAGCTTACAACAAAGCAACCTGACGACAAActtacaccaagacaacctgatGACAGGATTACCCCAGCGCAACATGAggacagggttacaccaagacaGACTGAAGACACAGtaacaccaaggcaacctgaggaCACAGTTTCACCAAGGCAACTTAaagacagagttacaccaaggcaacctgaagacagagttccACCAAGAGAACCTGAAGACAAAGTTACGCTAAGGCAACCTAAAGACAGAGTTACCCCTAGGCAACCTGAGGACAAGTTTACATCAAGGCAACCTAaagacagggttacaccaaggcaacctgaagacagagttacaccaCGGCAACCTGAGGATAGAGTTACACCACGGCAAACTGAAGACAGGTTTacaccaagagaacctgaaGACTGGGtaacaccaaggcaacctgaggacagggttacaccaagacaacctgatgtcagggttacaccaagacaacctgaagacagagttacgCCAAGGCAatctgaagacagggttacagAAAGACAACCCGTAGACAGAGTTGccccaaggcaacctgaagataGGTTTAAACCAAGAAAGCCTGAGGACAGAGTTACactaagacaacctgaagacaaaGTTACACTAAGGCAACCTAAAGACAGaattacaccaaggcaacctgtagacaggtttacaccaaggcaacccaAAGACAAGTTTACACCAacgcaacctgaagacagggttacacTAAGACAGCCTGAggacagggttacaccaaggcaacctgtaGACAGGTTTACACTAACGCAAACTGATGATAGGGTTACAGAAAGGCAACCTGAAGAaagggttacaccaaggcaacctgaagacagaggtaAACCAAAACAACCTGAAGACACAGTTACACCAAGTCAACCTGAAGACAAAGTGACActaaggcaacctgaagacagggttaccACAAAGAAACCTGACGGCACaattacaccaaggcaacctaaAGACAGGCTTACACTAACCCAACTAGAAGACAGGGTTACACAAAGgaaacctgaagacagggttacacccatgcaacctgaagacaggtttacaccaaggcaacctaaAGATAGGGTTACTACAAGAGAACCCGAAGATTGGGTTAcaacaagacaacctgaagacaggctTCCTCCAAAGCAACCTGAAGACAAGGTTacaccaagagaacctgaatacagggttacaccaaggcaacctgaagacagaattacaccaagacaacctgaagacagagatACACCAAGGCATCCTGAAGACAGaattacaccaaggcaacctgaggaCAGAattacaccaagacaacctaTTGACAGAGATACACCAAGGCGTtctgaagacagggttacaccaagagaacctgaaGGCAGGGTTACGCCAAAAGAACTTGAAGAGagggttacaccaaggcaacctgaagacagggttactcCAAGTGACATTGAAGACAAGCCACCAATGTTGCTCTCTGCTGAGcgtgatttaatatttatgttggaCTCATCCAGCTATGTTTCCGAGTTAGAATTCCGCAAGCAGATTGATTTTGTGACAGATTTTCTAAGAAACGCAGACATTAACGGTGGCAAAGTGAGGGTCGGCGTGCTGAGGTTTAATAACAAGGTAACAATGCCCGTCCAGCTTAACACATACGTGTCAAAGGTTGATCTACTCAATGCCATTGAGAATATCAAATATGAACCAGGAGATTCAAATATTGCAGGAGGCTTGAGGGCGGTCAAGCGAAATATGTTTACCAGACCAAATGGAGATCGTCCAGATGTTGCCAACTCTGCCATTCTTGTTAGTGCTGGACAGTCCAAACTCTTACAGAAATGGGTTAGACCGGCTTCCAAATCTGCTAAGCGATCAGGAATTTCCATTTACGGTGTTGGTGTTGGCCTTGGCGGAATCAAAGAGTTGAACTCAGTCGTGAGCAGCCCTGTAAACAGATACAGATTCGTGGCACCTAGTTTCAACAAACTTGATGTAATCAAAGATGATCTGTCATTTGCAGTGTTTGGGG aagtAATAACAACAACTGAAAGATCAACCGCTACAACATCATTTTCAACCAAACctcaaaagaaaattatatccacttggcaacctgaagacagagttacaccaaggcaaaCTGAAGACAGgattacaccaaggcaacctgaagacagagttacaccaaggaaacctgaagacagagttacaccaaggcaacctgaagacagggttacaaCAAGAAAACCAGAAGACAAAGTTGGAGACAAAGTTACgctaagacaacctgaagacagagtaacaccaaggcaacctgagtACAGAGtttcaccaaggcaacctgaagacagagttacaccaaggcaacctgaagacagagtcaCACCacggcaacctgaagacagagttacccCAAGACCAAGTGAggacagagttacaccaaggcaacctgaagacagggttccaccaagagaacctgaagacagagttacgctaaggcaacctgaagacagagttacaccaaggcagcctgaagacatattttcaccaaggcaacctgaggacagggttacaccagggcaacctgaagacaggtttacaccaagagaacctgaagacagggttacaccaaggcaacctgaggaCAGGGTTTTACCAAGACAACCTGATGTcagggttacaccaagacaacctgaagataGAGTTACAcaaagacaacctgaagacacGGTCACACCAAGGCAAGCTTTAGACAGAGGTACcacaaggcaacctgaagacaggtttACACCAAGACAGCCTGAGGACAGAGTTACactaagacaacctgaagacagagttacaccaaTGCAACCTGAATACAGTGTTACAACAAGAAAACCAGAAGACAAAGTTACgctaagacaacctgaagacagagtaacaccaaggcaacctgagtACAGAGtttcaccaaggcaacctgaagacagagttacaccaaggcaacctgaagacagagtcaCACCacggcaacctgaagacagagttacccCAAGGCCAAGTGAGGACAGAGTTACActaaggcaacctgaagacagggttccACCAAGAGAACCTGAAGACAAAGTTACGTTacggcaacctgaagacagagttacaccaaggcTGCCTGAAGACATGTtttcaccaaggcaacctgaggaCAGCGTTACACCagggcaacctgaagacaggtttacaccaagagaacctgaaGACTGGGTAACACCAAAGCAACCTGAggacagggttacaccaagacaacctgatgtcagggttacaccaagacaacctgaagacagagttacgCCAAGGCAatctgaagacagggttacagAAAGACAACCCGTAGACAGAGTTGccccaaggcaacctgaagacaggatTACACCAAGAAAGCCTGAGGACAGAGTTACactaagacaacctgaagacaaagttacaccaaggcaacctaaagacagagttacaccaaggcaacctgtagacaggtttacaccaaggcaacccaAAGACAAGTTTACACCAatgcaacctgaagacagggttacacaAAGACAGCCTGAggacagggttacaccaaggcaacctgtaGACAGGTTTACACTAACGCAAACTGATGATAGGGTTACAGAAAGGCAACCTGAAGAaagggttacaccaaggcaacctgaagacagaggtaAACCAAAACAACCTGAAGACACagttacaccaagacaacctgaagacaaaGTGACActaaggcaacctgaagacagggttaccACAAAGAAACCTGACGGCACaattacaccaaggcaacctaaAGACAGGCTTACACTAACCCAACTAGAAGACAGGGTTACACAAAGaaaacctgaagacagggttacacccatgcaacctgaagacaggtttacaccaaggcaacctaaAGATAGGGTTACTACAAGAGAACCCGAAGATTGGGTTAcaacaagacaacctgaagacaggctTCCTCCAAAGCAACCTGAAGACAAGGTTacaccaagagaacctgaatacagggttacaccaaggcaacctgaagacagaattacaccaagacaacctgaagacagagatACACCAAGGCATCCTGAAGACAGaattacaccaaggcaacctgaggaCAGAattacaccaagacaacctaTTGACAGAgatacaccaaggcaacctgaagacagggttacaccaagagaacctgaagacagggttacgCCAAAAGAACTTGAAGAGagggttacaccaaggcaacctgaagacagggttactcCAAGTGACATTGAAGACAAGCCACCAATGTTGCTCTCTGCTGAGcgtgatttaatatttatgttggaCTCATCCAGCTATGTTTCCGAGTTAGAATTCCGCAAGCAGATTGATTTTGTGACAGATTTTCTAAGAAACGCAGACATTAACGGTGGCAAAGTGAGGGTCGGCGTGCTGAGGTTTAATAACAAGGTAACAATGCCCGTCCAGCTTAACACATACGTGTCAAAGGTTGATCTACTCAATGCCATTGAGAATATCAAATATGAACCAGGAGATTCAAATATTGCAGGAGGCTTGAGGGCGGTCAAGCGAAATATGTTTACCAGACCAAATGGAGATCGTCCAGATGTTGCCAACTCTGCCATTCTTGTTAGTGCTGGACAGTCCAAACTCTTACAGAAATGGGTTAGACCGGCTTCCAAATCTGCTAAGCGATCAGGAATTTCCATTTACGGTGTTGGTGTTGGCCTTGGCGGAATCAAAGAGTTGAACTCAGTCGTGAGCAGCCCTGTAAACAGATACAGATTCGTGGCACCTAGTTTCAACAAACTTGATGTAATCAAAGATGATCTGTCATTTGCAGTGTTTGGGG aagtAATAACAACAACTGAAAGATCAACCGctaaaacatcattttcaacCAAACctcaaaagaaaattatatccacttggcaacctgaagacagagttacaccaagACAAACTGAAGACAGgattacaccaaggcaacctgaagacagagttacaccaaggcaacctgaagacagggttacaaCAAGAAAACCAGAAGACAAAGTTGGAGACAAAGTTACGCTAacacaacctgaagacagagtaaCACCAAGGCAACCGGAGTACAGAGTTTCACCAAGGCAACCCgaagacagagttacaccaaggcaacctgaagacagagtcaCACCACGGCAACCTGAGGACAGGGTTACCCCAAGACCAAGTGAggacagagttacaccaaggcaacctgaagacagggttccACCAAGAGAACCTGAAGACAAAGTTACGctaaggcaacctgaagacagattTACACCAAGGCAGCCTGAAGACATATtttcaccaaggcaacctgaggacagggttacaccagggcaacctgaagacaggtttacaccaagagaacctgaagacagggttacaccaaggcaacctgaggaCAGGGTTTTACCAAGACAACCTGATGTCAGGGctacaccaagacaacctgaagataGAGTTACAcaaagacaacctgaagacacGGTCACACCAAGGCAAGCTTTAGACAGAGGTACcacaaggcaacctgaagacaggtttACACCAAGACAGCCTGAGGACAGAGTTACactaagacaacctgaagacagagttacaccaaTGCAACCTGAATACAGTGTTACAACAAGAAAACCAGAAGACAAAGTTACgctaagacaacctgaagacagagtaacaccaaggcaacctgagtACAGAGtttcaccaaggcaacctgaagacagagttacaccaaggcaacctgaagacagagtcaCACCacggcaacctgaagacagagttacccCAAGACCAAGTGAGGACAGatttacaccaaggcaacctgaagacagggttccACCAAGAGAACCTGAAGACAAAGTTACGTTacggcaacctgaagacagagttacaccaaggcagCCTGAAGACATGTtttcaccaaggcaacctgaggaCAGCGTTACACCagggcaacctgaagacaggtttacaccaagagaacctgaaGACTGGGTAACACCAAAGCAACCTGAggacagggttacaccaagacaacctgatgtcagggttacaccaagacaacctgaagacagagttacgCCAAGGCAatctgaagacagggttacagAAAGACAACCCGTAGACAGAGTTGccccaaggcaacctgaagacaggatTACACCAAGAAAGCCTGAGGACAGAGTTACactaagacaacctgaagacaaagttacaccaaggcaacctaaagacagagttacaccaaggcaacctgtagacaggtttacaccaaggcaacccaAAGACAAGTTTACACCAacgcaacctgaagacagggttacacaAAGACAGCCTGAggacagggttacaccaaggcaacctgtaGACAGGTTTACACTAACGCAAACTGATGATAGGGTTACAGAAAGGCAACCTGAAGAaagggttacaccaaggcaacctgaagacagaggtaAACCAAAACAACCTGAAGACACagttacaccaagacaacctgaagacaaaGTGACActaaggcaacctgaagacagggttaccACAAAGAAACCTGACGGCACaattacaccaaggcaacctaaAGACAGGCTTACACTAACCCAACTAGAAGACAGGGTTACACAAAGaaaacctgaagacagggttacacccatgcaacctgaagacaggtttacaccaaggcaacctaaAGATAGGGTTACTACAAGAGAACCCGAAGATTGGGTTAcaacaagacaacctgaagacaggctTCTTCCAAAGCAACCTGAAGACAAG gattacaccaagacaacctaTTGA